The bacterium genome includes a region encoding these proteins:
- the csaB gene encoding polysaccharide pyruvyl transferase CsaB produces the protein MRILLSGYYGFRNTGDEAVLAGIIEGLRRRLPEVELCVLSADPPATSAEYGVDAADRWRTPVIWSELRRADFLIQGGGSLLQDVTSPQSPIYYLGVLHMARLARTPYMIFAQGIGPLRSAFLRGVTVRNLRRARAVTVRDDESARMLREWGLSRPEVQVTADPGLLVAPSDEERREELLRQLDLSPDQPYMVIALREWPGLQALLPHLVELLRRRDEALLVLPFQFERDLPLALDLSRMLPNRVHLPRDLLSPADSVAVIKGARAVIGMRLHAMIFAAAVQTPAVAISYDPKVDVFARRGGLPVLHLDEVTPERLEHCLADSLAARDRDQGGSRLDDLKAAAERSFDVLLEALPKR, from the coding sequence ATGAGGATACTCCTGTCAGGCTACTACGGCTTCCGGAATACCGGCGATGAGGCGGTGCTGGCCGGGATCATCGAGGGCCTACGCCGCCGCTTGCCGGAGGTGGAGTTGTGTGTCCTGTCGGCTGATCCGCCGGCTACGAGCGCTGAGTACGGTGTGGATGCCGCAGACCGGTGGCGCACGCCGGTGATCTGGTCCGAGTTGCGCCGGGCGGACTTCCTCATCCAGGGCGGGGGCAGCCTGCTGCAGGACGTGACGAGCCCCCAGTCGCCCATCTACTACCTGGGCGTGCTGCACATGGCGCGCCTGGCACGCACCCCGTACATGATCTTCGCGCAGGGCATCGGGCCGCTGCGGAGCGCCTTTCTGCGCGGTGTGACGGTGCGCAATCTGCGTCGGGCGCGGGCCGTCACCGTGCGCGATGACGAGTCGGCACGGATGCTGCGCGAGTGGGGTCTGTCGCGGCCCGAGGTCCAGGTGACCGCGGATCCCGGGCTGCTGGTTGCGCCCTCGGATGAGGAGCGGCGTGAGGAGCTTCTGCGGCAGCTTGACCTGTCGCCCGACCAGCCCTACATGGTCATCGCCCTGCGCGAATGGCCGGGCCTGCAGGCTCTCCTGCCGCATCTGGTGGAGCTACTACGCCGCCGCGACGAAGCCCTGCTGGTGCTGCCCTTCCAGTTCGAGCGCGATCTGCCGCTGGCCCTGGACCTGTCGCGCATGCTGCCCAACCGGGTGCACCTGCCGCGCGACCTGCTCAGTCCCGCGGACTCCGTGGCGGTCATCAAAGGCGCGCGCGCCGTCATCGGCATGCGCCTGCACGCCATGATCTTCGCCGCTGCCGTGCAGACCCCGGCGGTGGCGATCTCGTACGACCCGAAAGTGGACGTATTTGCCCGCCGCGGCGGTCTGCCGGTGCTGCACCTGGATGAGGTGACGCCCGAGCGCCTGGAGCACTGCCTCGCGGACTCGCTGGCCGCCCGCGACCGCGACCAGGGGGGAAGCCGTCTCGACGACCTGAAGGCCGCCGCCGAGCGCAGCTTCGACGTACTCCTGGAGGCGCTGCCCAAGCGTTAG
- a CDS encoding (4Fe-4S)-binding protein: MVTAAQVKDFARLHGADLVGIGSMDRFEGAPPEMDPRYIFPEAKAIVGLGFRVHRGCFRGIEEGTYFGAYPSMGYAGINYRDAPITLRAVCSALEDEGYEAVPIQNMVFMASISPNDGSPQAVSRAVAPDRPAPDVMMHFRIGAVICGMGEIGYSKMFLSPQFGPRQRLAFLLTDAPLEPDPIFEGQICDRCKLCVHNCTVGAFSDTETVKVNIAGHEYEWAKLDEKKCSSGYQGANPHFSPFTPPDYDTDEAFTRFYAAAEIPYNRNSHGMFHLPGALEGARGCMRACFMHLEETGRVSNRFNSPFRKRQPWRLD, from the coding sequence ATGGTCACTGCCGCACAAGTCAAGGACTTCGCCCGTCTCCACGGGGCCGACCTGGTGGGCATCGGGTCCATGGATCGCTTCGAGGGCGCCCCGCCGGAGATGGACCCCCGCTACATCTTCCCCGAAGCCAAGGCCATTGTCGGCCTGGGCTTCCGCGTCCACCGCGGCTGCTTCCGCGGCATCGAGGAGGGCACATACTTCGGCGCCTACCCCTCGATGGGCTATGCCGGCATCAACTACCGCGACGCACCGATCACGCTCCGCGCCGTGTGCAGCGCCCTGGAGGATGAGGGCTACGAGGCCGTGCCGATCCAGAACATGGTATTCATGGCCTCCATCAGCCCCAACGACGGCAGCCCCCAGGCCGTCAGTCGCGCCGTGGCGCCGGACCGGCCGGCCCCCGATGTGATGATGCACTTCCGCATCGGCGCGGTCATCTGCGGCATGGGTGAGATCGGGTACAGCAAGATGTTCCTGAGCCCGCAGTTCGGCCCGCGCCAGCGCCTCGCGTTCCTGCTGACCGACGCGCCCCTGGAGCCCGATCCCATCTTCGAGGGGCAGATCTGCGACCGCTGCAAGCTCTGCGTCCACAACTGCACCGTGGGGGCCTTCAGCGACACCGAGACCGTCAAGGTGAACATCGCCGGCCACGAGTATGAGTGGGCCAAGCTGGACGAGAAGAAGTGCTCCAGCGGCTACCAGGGCGCCAACCCGCACTTCTCGCCCTTCACGCCACCCGACTACGACACGGACGAGGCCTTCACGCGCTTCTACGCCGCTGCAGAGATACCGTACAACCGCAACTCGCACGGGATGTTCCACCTGCCGGGCGCCCTGGAGGGAGCGCGCGGATGCATGCGGGCCTGCTTCATGCACCTGGAGGAGACCGGCCGCGTGAGCAACCGCTTCAACAGCCCCTTCCGCAAGCGCCAGCCCTGGCGCCTGGACTGA
- the ribD gene encoding bifunctional diaminohydroxyphosphoribosylaminopyrimidine deaminase/5-amino-6-(5-phosphoribosylamino)uracil reductase RibD — protein sequence MSSACRLARRGLGRTSPNPPVGAVVVGPDGTLLGRGWHRRAGEPHAEPLALGEAGESARGATLYCTLEPCCHQGRTPPCTDAIIAAGIRRVVYGLTDPDPRCAGGGAEMLRQAGLVVEQELLRGRIAEHYEPYVKHKTTGRPFVTVKLALTLDGKVATASGDSRWITGEQSRALVHGWRNESDAVLVGVGTVLADDPQLTVRPAPRDGRQPLRVIADSRAVTPPRSRVVTGPGGCLIAVSEGAPERRVRALREAGVEVIELPATGQHVSLAALMAHLGQRDVMSILCEGGPELAAGLVKARLADKYRLFYAPKLVGAEGLSGIGPLGLERMDEALAVELRQGTPRRVGNDLLVTAYPCSPG from the coding sequence ATGAGTAGCGCCTGCCGGCTGGCACGCCGGGGCCTGGGCCGCACCTCCCCCAACCCCCCGGTTGGCGCTGTCGTTGTTGGCCCCGACGGGACCCTCCTGGGGCGCGGCTGGCACCGGAGGGCCGGGGAGCCCCATGCCGAGCCGCTGGCCCTGGGCGAGGCGGGGGAGAGCGCGCGGGGGGCGACGCTGTACTGCACCCTGGAGCCGTGCTGCCACCAGGGTCGCACGCCGCCGTGTACCGACGCCATCATCGCCGCCGGCATCCGGCGGGTGGTCTACGGCTTGACCGACCCGGACCCGCGCTGCGCAGGGGGCGGGGCGGAGATGCTGCGGCAGGCGGGCCTCGTCGTTGAGCAGGAGCTGCTCCGCGGGCGGATCGCCGAGCACTACGAGCCGTACGTGAAGCACAAGACGACCGGCCGACCGTTCGTGACGGTGAAGCTGGCCCTGACGCTGGATGGCAAGGTCGCGACCGCGAGCGGCGACTCGCGCTGGATCACGGGCGAGCAGTCCCGGGCGCTGGTCCATGGCTGGCGGAACGAGAGCGATGCCGTGCTCGTGGGCGTCGGGACCGTGCTGGCGGACGATCCGCAGTTGACCGTCCGCCCCGCCCCGCGCGATGGCCGCCAGCCGCTCCGGGTGATCGCCGATAGCCGGGCCGTGACCCCACCCCGCTCCCGGGTAGTGACCGGGCCGGGCGGATGCCTCATTGCGGTGTCCGAAGGGGCGCCGGAGCGCCGTGTGCGGGCGCTGCGGGAGGCCGGGGTCGAGGTGATCGAGCTGCCCGCCACGGGGCAGCACGTAAGCCTGGCAGCCCTGATGGCACACCTGGGACAGCGGGACGTGATGAGCATCCTGTGCGAGGGCGGCCCCGAGCTGGCGGCAGGACTGGTCAAGGCCCGGCTCGCCGACAAGTACCGACTGTTCTACGCCCCGAAGCTCGTCGGAGCCGAGGGCCTGTCGGGGATTGGCCCGCTGGGCCTGGAGCGGATGGACGAGGCCCTGGCAGTGGAACTGCGGCAGGGGACGCCGCGGCGTGTCGGCAATGACCTGTTGGTAACGGCATACCCATGTTCACCGGGCTGA
- a CDS encoding copper amine oxidase N-terminal domain-containing protein has translation MPARWIGLLAVAILPILAQGVAPAQSVVINGVPLVTSRTPVTMGGSMLLPMRDVFEALQSEVKWFASEQKVMAIRGQTTIELWLGRTMATINGTPMQLPVAPTLVNGSTYVPLRFPAEAFGGQIEWQAATRTALITIPPLGETPTTPATPTTPTTPTTPEVPVTPPATPQPVLVEGTLVQVIPNPASIVVTTSGTGLAQAIPIGAATVLTRHADGQPAQPATLQQAEAGDYAQASLDANGVAQTVDLTYGEALGFIAGISENSILLKDNKVYGLSPTIRVVDQADRTVALSDVPNGAAVRLRYQPSSRMVYGMKVTMPAQPAVTPTTAKPQIILLGVLNDSPLFKASDVIRVQMQGTPRGVAKASLGDVFHDLPLVEAEEGNYRADFSVPAGVNAANVSLVGNLTVNGVAATPVTSAVLLTVDTALPVIKGMAPADASTIHTQDTTIAARFDTGGGTAINPASVQMLVNGTRAQGLSVAQDGVTYEAHGLALGNVRVQVVAADMARNTTARVWNFTVGPADPIITRAWHDAKTVLTQGNVLSVFMFVREAGGVATYDIGNLRKGLPMKRGGTTLGYFGTYTVAAGDRLEAGTITVHYRDPAGQQANMDIPNKVDINTALPTALKITAPANGSKVGNTIVVSGEAPQASRVRVTITYTALTIVTGQLWQGIVTPNDQGVWTTQGVASSTGLLGKADEYTIKAEQLDATNTVLATVQIKLVK, from the coding sequence ATGCCGGCTCGATGGATCGGGCTGCTGGCAGTCGCCATCCTGCCGATCCTGGCGCAAGGGGTGGCGCCGGCGCAGTCCGTTGTCATCAACGGAGTGCCGCTGGTGACGTCGCGCACGCCGGTGACGATGGGAGGCAGCATGCTGCTGCCCATGCGTGACGTGTTCGAAGCGCTGCAGTCCGAGGTCAAGTGGTTCGCCAGTGAGCAGAAGGTCATGGCCATCCGCGGCCAGACCACCATTGAGCTATGGTTGGGCCGCACCATGGCCACGATCAATGGCACTCCCATGCAGCTCCCGGTCGCACCGACGCTTGTGAACGGGAGCACCTACGTGCCGCTGCGTTTCCCGGCCGAGGCCTTCGGCGGACAGATCGAGTGGCAGGCGGCGACCCGCACCGCTCTGATCACCATCCCGCCTCTCGGCGAGACACCGACGACGCCAGCCACGCCGACCACGCCAACTACACCGACGACGCCTGAGGTCCCCGTGACGCCGCCGGCGACGCCACAACCCGTGCTGGTTGAGGGCACGCTGGTGCAGGTGATCCCCAATCCGGCCAGCATCGTCGTTACGACCAGTGGCACCGGGCTGGCCCAGGCTATCCCGATCGGGGCCGCCACGGTCCTGACGCGCCATGCCGACGGTCAGCCGGCGCAGCCGGCGACGCTCCAGCAGGCCGAGGCGGGCGACTACGCTCAGGCATCCCTCGACGCCAACGGTGTCGCCCAGACCGTGGACCTCACGTACGGCGAGGCCCTGGGGTTCATCGCCGGCATCTCCGAGAACAGCATCCTGCTCAAGGACAACAAGGTCTACGGCCTGAGCCCCACGATCAGAGTAGTGGACCAGGCCGACAGGACGGTGGCTCTCTCGGACGTGCCCAACGGTGCGGCCGTGAGGCTGCGCTACCAGCCGAGCTCGCGCATGGTCTACGGCATGAAGGTGACCATGCCGGCACAGCCGGCGGTGACGCCCACGACGGCCAAGCCGCAGATCATCTTGCTCGGCGTCCTCAATGACAGCCCCCTGTTCAAGGCGAGTGACGTGATCCGCGTGCAGATGCAGGGCACGCCCCGCGGCGTCGCCAAAGCGTCACTGGGTGACGTCTTCCACGACCTGCCTCTCGTGGAGGCGGAAGAGGGCAACTACCGCGCCGACTTCAGCGTCCCCGCAGGGGTGAACGCGGCCAACGTCAGCCTGGTAGGCAATCTGACCGTCAACGGTGTGGCCGCGACGCCCGTTACCAGCGCGGTGCTGCTCACGGTTGACACGGCCCTCCCCGTCATCAAGGGCATGGCGCCGGCGGACGCGTCCACGATCCACACCCAGGACACCACCATCGCGGCGAGGTTCGACACCGGCGGCGGCACTGCGATCAACCCGGCCTCGGTCCAGATGCTGGTCAACGGGACCAGGGCCCAGGGCCTCAGTGTGGCCCAGGACGGTGTCACGTATGAGGCACACGGCCTGGCCCTGGGCAACGTGCGGGTGCAGGTGGTCGCGGCCGACATGGCCCGCAACACAACCGCGCGCGTATGGAACTTCACGGTCGGCCCCGCCGACCCGATCATCACTCGCGCCTGGCATGACGCCAAGACCGTGCTGACCCAGGGCAATGTGCTCTCGGTGTTCATGTTCGTCCGCGAGGCCGGGGGTGTCGCCACGTACGACATCGGCAACCTGCGCAAGGGCCTGCCGATGAAGCGCGGTGGCACCACACTGGGGTACTTCGGCACCTACACCGTCGCGGCGGGCGACCGGTTGGAGGCCGGCACCATCACCGTGCACTACCGTGATCCGGCAGGGCAGCAGGCCAACATGGACATCCCCAACAAGGTGGACATCAACACCGCTCTGCCCACCGCCCTGAAGATCACCGCCCCGGCTAACGGCAGCAAGGTCGGCAACACGATCGTCGTCAGCGGCGAGGCGCCGCAGGCCAGCCGCGTGCGCGTGACCATCACCTACACCGCGCTCACGATCGTGACCGGACAGCTCTGGCAGGGCATCGTCACCCCGAACGATCAGGGGGTCTGGACCACCCAGGGCGTGGCCAGCAGCACCGGCTTGCTGGGCAAGGCCGATGAGTACACCATCAAGGCCGAACAGCTTGATGCGACCAACACCGTCCTGGCGACAGTGCAGATCAAGCTGGTCAAGTAG
- a CDS encoding MFS transporter, which yields MSTLSTQRTAHALRHFTLCGALWSIYGPNATPAAALFSGYALSIGITEAQVAFLVSLSALVGLWELFAFAASRALARRRRLMVGLGIVEITSASAVIFVGLIAPHLRFACMAVLLVVAYAIGHTNSPPFNSWLSNVLPDEVRGRYIGGRMFIISITTMVYIFLASTWLDWQHKTYAAFAVMFVIGWIAGILGYLLLLATAYPAADEEPPENPWRSLRLPLRNHPFLLLTAYFTCWTAAGSMAGAFYGVYMINRLQLSYGVIAIYTNITLALMMVGYLAAGSIAQRYGSKPLTQLLIVPAAAVPLMWAFATPETYAWILPVACLINGFAVSGLGVSASNLLYKVLPRGEGNSVYFGAWAAALAVGAALGPFVGGLLKSALPTTVTLGGMGFSELQVIFLVAAAAHVVAIILSAVLVEGEATSPRYLLGQFRGNLLYMAFSYGLYAVARKDETRADALRRLGRAGSPLVVDRLVRGLDHVSPQVRKGAIRGLGEGRFAEGVEPLVQELQDKESDVRAEAAMALGQIGGAQQHLFTALHDDDPRVRQSAATGLSQLGTPEAREALLEALCEQPDRTLFPTLVEAVARGEDLRGVAPALEGLARLTAPVVRMHVIDGICRIIGEKNHFYRLATADDLAEGRMREKMMARIRRLLSRVRRADREQRAALRELGAELEHALDQDRLGDFADAARRVATLVEGMAEAPEVARHAALAIRLYLDQERPPHSERELVVFLVICLTSLSRNVAG from the coding sequence ATGTCCACGCTCTCCACCCAACGCACGGCCCACGCCCTCCGCCACTTCACGCTGTGCGGAGCGCTCTGGTCCATCTATGGCCCGAACGCCACGCCCGCGGCGGCCCTCTTTTCCGGCTACGCGCTGAGCATCGGGATCACTGAAGCCCAGGTCGCCTTCCTGGTCAGCCTCTCGGCGCTCGTGGGCCTGTGGGAGCTGTTCGCTTTCGCCGCCAGCCGCGCCCTCGCCCGCCGGCGCCGGCTGATGGTCGGCCTGGGCATCGTCGAGATCACCTCGGCCAGTGCTGTCATCTTCGTCGGCCTGATCGCGCCTCATCTGCGCTTTGCGTGCATGGCCGTGCTGCTCGTCGTCGCCTATGCCATCGGCCACACCAACAGCCCACCCTTCAACTCGTGGCTGAGCAATGTGCTGCCTGATGAGGTGCGGGGACGGTACATCGGCGGGCGAATGTTCATCATCAGCATCACCACGATGGTGTATATCTTCCTGGCCAGCACATGGCTCGACTGGCAGCACAAGACCTACGCCGCGTTCGCCGTCATGTTCGTCATCGGCTGGATCGCCGGCATCCTGGGCTACCTGCTCCTGCTGGCCACGGCGTACCCGGCCGCCGATGAGGAGCCGCCGGAGAACCCCTGGCGCAGCCTGCGCCTGCCGTTGCGCAACCACCCGTTCCTCCTGCTGACGGCCTACTTCACCTGCTGGACCGCCGCGGGTTCGATGGCCGGCGCCTTCTACGGCGTCTACATGATCAACCGCCTGCAGCTCTCGTACGGCGTCATCGCCATCTACACCAACATCACGCTGGCGCTGATGATGGTCGGCTACCTGGCCGCGGGTAGCATCGCCCAACGCTACGGCTCCAAGCCGCTGACGCAGTTGCTCATCGTGCCCGCGGCGGCCGTGCCGCTGATGTGGGCCTTCGCCACGCCGGAGACGTATGCGTGGATCCTGCCGGTGGCCTGCCTCATCAACGGGTTCGCGGTGTCGGGGTTGGGCGTGTCGGCCAGCAACCTGCTGTACAAGGTGCTCCCGCGCGGCGAGGGCAACAGCGTGTACTTCGGGGCCTGGGCGGCGGCGCTGGCGGTGGGAGCGGCCCTGGGGCCTTTCGTGGGCGGCCTGCTCAAAAGCGCCCTGCCGACCACGGTCACCCTCGGGGGGATGGGCTTCTCGGAGTTGCAGGTGATCTTCCTGGTGGCCGCCGCCGCTCACGTCGTGGCGATCATCCTGAGTGCCGTGCTCGTCGAGGGTGAGGCCACGTCGCCGCGCTACCTGCTCGGCCAGTTCCGCGGCAACCTGCTCTACATGGCCTTCAGCTACGGCCTGTATGCCGTGGCGCGCAAGGACGAGACCCGGGCGGACGCGCTGCGGCGGCTGGGCCGGGCCGGATCGCCGCTGGTGGTGGACCGCCTGGTGCGCGGCCTGGACCATGTCAGCCCGCAGGTGCGCAAGGGCGCCATCCGGGGCCTGGGCGAGGGTCGCTTCGCCGAGGGCGTCGAGCCGCTGGTGCAGGAGTTGCAGGACAAAGAGTCCGACGTGCGCGCCGAGGCGGCCATGGCGCTGGGGCAGATCGGCGGCGCCCAGCAGCACCTGTTCACGGCCCTGCACGACGACGACCCGCGGGTCCGGCAGAGCGCCGCCACCGGCCTGAGCCAGCTTGGCACCCCCGAGGCCCGGGAGGCCCTGCTGGAGGCCCTGTGCGAGCAGCCTGACCGCACCCTCTTCCCCACCCTCGTCGAAGCCGTCGCCCGCGGTGAGGACCTCCGCGGCGTGGCGCCGGCCCTGGAGGGGCTGGCTCGGCTTACAGCGCCCGTGGTGCGGATGCACGTCATTGACGGCATCTGCCGCATCATCGGCGAGAAGAACCACTTCTATCGGCTGGCGACGGCGGACGACCTGGCCGAGGGCCGCATGAGAGAGAAGATGATGGCCCGCATCCGCCGCCTGCTGTCGCGGGTGCGGCGGGCCGATCGGGAGCAGCGTGCGGCACTCCGGGAACTGGGAGCCGAGCTGGAGCACGCGCTGGACCAGGATCGGCTGGGGGACTTCGCGGACGCGGCCCGCCGCGTGGCCACGCTCGTGGAGGGCATGGCGGAAGCGCCCGAGGTGGCGCGCCACGCGGCCCTGGCCATCCGGCTCTACCTGGACCAGGAGCGCCCGCCCCACTCCGAACGCGAGCTGGTGGTCTTCCTGGTCATCTGCCTGACGTCGCTCAGCCGCAATGTGGCGGGCTAG
- a CDS encoding LysE family translocator: MLDLTRLPLFVAASVILIATPGPAVLYIVTRSLSQGRRAGLASVAGIETGNLCQAVASALGLSALVLSSPVAFAVVRYAGAAYLVYLGVRRVLASGAADAAAAAPQDFGRTYTSGLVVALLNPKPALFFIAFLPQFADPTRGSMPLQLLTLGVLFVAMATVGDGLWALLAGTVRHSVNGASRWAWVSRYAAAFVYIGLGVFAALSRG; encoded by the coding sequence GTGCTCGACCTGACCCGGCTGCCGCTGTTCGTGGCCGCCTCCGTGATCCTGATTGCGACGCCGGGGCCGGCCGTGCTCTACATCGTGACCCGCAGCCTCAGCCAGGGACGCCGTGCCGGCCTGGCCTCGGTCGCCGGGATTGAGACGGGGAACCTCTGCCAGGCCGTCGCCAGCGCCCTCGGCCTGTCGGCGCTGGTGCTGTCCTCGCCGGTGGCGTTCGCGGTCGTGCGCTACGCGGGCGCGGCGTATCTGGTCTACCTGGGGGTGCGGCGGGTCCTGGCGAGCGGAGCAGCGGACGCCGCTGCGGCCGCCCCGCAGGACTTCGGCCGCACGTACACCTCCGGCCTCGTCGTGGCGCTGCTGAACCCCAAGCCCGCGCTGTTCTTCATCGCGTTCCTGCCGCAGTTCGCCGATCCGACACGGGGGAGCATGCCCCTGCAACTGCTGACCTTGGGTGTCCTCTTCGTGGCGATGGCCACCGTGGGGGACGGCCTGTGGGCGCTGCTGGCGGGCACGGTCAGGCACAGCGTGAACGGGGCCAGCCGTTGGGCGTGGGTCAGCCGCTATGCCGCGGCGTTCGTGTATATCGGCCTCGGGGTGTTCGCGGCGCTGAGTCGGGGCTAG
- a CDS encoding PEP-CTERM sorting domain-containing protein (PEP-CTERM proteins occur, often in large numbers, in the proteomes of bacteria that also encode an exosortase, a predicted intramembrane cysteine proteinase. The presence of a PEP-CTERM domain at a protein's C-terminus predicts cleavage within the sorting domain, followed by covalent anchoring to some some component of the (usually Gram-negative) cell surface. Many PEP-CTERM proteins exhibit an unusual sequence composition that includes large numbers of potential glycosylation sites. Expression of one such protein has been shown restore the ability of a bacterium to form floc, a type of biofilm.) codes for MVRSALALSVVVLVAGWAHAEVITIDGSDADWGSPDWSATDPVDLDSADAAYDIIWIGHEADTDQNRICFSYYTAGTVPSPGAGIYTRMLLDVDMNASTGGIGNRWSGVDYFIQWDYDNSSAPTAYVWNPVTSNFDLDNPTYIAAMKGDGTAGHPDNFVEFALSVSDTIGNENGVNYFRMVSALAGDRGVVDVAPDLSGYPGEEFSPEPTTLVLLPVGLAVFAAWRRRRAATEG; via the coding sequence ATGGTGCGGTCTGCTCTGGCGCTCTCAGTGGTCGTGCTGGTTGCGGGGTGGGCGCACGCGGAAGTCATCACCATCGACGGGTCGGACGCCGACTGGGGCAGCCCGGACTGGTCCGCAACTGACCCGGTAGACCTGGACAGTGCCGACGCGGCCTACGACATCATCTGGATCGGTCACGAGGCCGACACCGACCAGAACCGCATCTGCTTCTCGTACTACACGGCGGGGACGGTGCCGTCGCCCGGTGCGGGCATCTACACCCGCATGTTGCTTGATGTGGACATGAACGCCTCCACCGGGGGTATCGGCAACCGCTGGAGCGGCGTCGACTACTTCATCCAGTGGGACTACGATAACTCGAGCGCGCCGACAGCCTACGTGTGGAACCCGGTCACGAGCAACTTCGATCTGGACAACCCCACCTACATCGCCGCCATGAAGGGCGACGGCACGGCCGGGCACCCGGACAACTTCGTCGAGTTCGCGCTGTCGGTGAGCGACACGATCGGCAACGAGAACGGGGTCAACTACTTCCGGATGGTGAGTGCATTGGCGGGTGACAGGGGGGTAGTGGACGTAGCTCCGGACCTGTCGGGCTACCCGGGGGAGGAGTTCTCGCCGGAGCCGACGACGCTGGTTCTACTGCCCGTGGGCCTGGCGGTGTTCGCAGCCTGGCGTCGGCGGCGAGCCGCAACCGAGGGCTGA